A single window of Plasmodium reichenowi strain SY57 chromosome 14, whole genome shotgun sequence DNA harbors:
- a CDS encoding hypothetical protein (conserved Plasmodium protein, unknown function), which yields MSSIKINKDESKRVHIWIKSAIGTPNRRQFKHKNIMYPYFRMYKSPYRARDSRTRQAFWPCVDKYPWHTHQKRWVNIEQLNLKFFSEFTNKDPSRKNLFETCHTLPFNGINCLFWNPIYLNSHKFVLKKNKKDANKGDDNNMEENDDVKENTIEGNDDVKENAIEGYTNNNVNNHNDIINQYDENKKVIKINDFHYIVDKDVKNNTYFYLKYIKYSMRPFRGKLIGDIYLNQTKIRHNISAKGFVNGEWKYSYPHININKKIEHISLNNNLTSNDIYSNNINNLVIVDKYTYRPPLPKSYIFQKDIL from the coding sequence ATGTCGtcaataaaaataaataaagatgaaAGTAAGAGGGTACATATTTGGATAAAAAGTGCTATTGGTACTCCTAATAGGAGACAAtttaaacataaaaatatcatgTACCCATATTTTCGTATGTACAAATCTCCATATAGAGCAAGAGATTCAAGAACTAGACAAGCATTTTGGCCATGTGTTGACAAGTATCCTTGGCACACACATCAGAAAAGATGGGTAAATATAGAAcaattaaatttaaaatttttttctgaATTTACAAATAAAGATCCCAGtagaaaaaatttatttgaaACATGTCACACTTTACCATTTAATGGTATTAACTGTCTTTTTTGGAATCCAATTTACCTGAACAGTCATAaatttgttttaaaaaaaaataagaagGATGCAAATAAGGgagatgataataatatggaagAAAACGATGATGTAAAAGAAAATACGATCGAAGGAAATGATGATGTAAAAGAAAATGCTATCGAAGGATATACTAACaataatgtgaataatcacaatgatataataaatcaatatgatgaaaataaaaaggtcattaaaataaatgattttcattatattgTAGACAAAGATGTTAAAAACAATACCTATTTTTAccttaaatatattaaatatagTATGAGACCTTTTAGAGGTAAATTAATCGGAGATATATATCTTAATCAAACAAAAATCAGACATAACATTTCAGCAAAGGGATTTGTAAACGGTGAATGGAAATATTCCTATCCACATattaacataaataaaaaaattgaacatatatcattaaataataatttaacatccaatgatatatatagtaataatattaataatttagTTATAGtagataaatatacatatagaCCTCCATTACCAAAgtcttatatttttcaaaaagatatattatga
- a CDS encoding FYVE and coiled-coil domain-containing protein, putative, protein MLNSKEKEINGSPSDSLNGDAENENENERKCLWVPDEEVTNCYSCNVVFNVRVRKHHCRACGNVFCSNCSDNKIKISEYSYSEKVRVCDRCFMERSSPQTLLLQEDLGARKQINQDLKKALSEKMAIVERFKTFLIEFDNEILNNTDSTDGSTDVISLLKRGEKGLKTLNEKIKNYDSIIEEQKNQLENLKMEKEQKMELNKILNLRNHEIQQKNINIKNLMKEKNDLALVKEESEGIIESYKKQVEKLIIRCNQLELEKKTYNKNDLNNFSMTNTSSSSYNQGSSFNLPSNGMSVSYTIADGPNEYMEDENCCNRCQRRMCNIM, encoded by the coding sequence atgttaaattCTAAAGAGAAGGAAATAAATGGTAGCCCATCAGATTCTCTTAATGGAGATGCAGAAAATGAGaatgaaaatgaaagaaaatGTTTGTGGGTACCAGATGAAGAGGTAACGAACTGTTATAGTTGTAATGTGGTTTTTAATGTAAGAGTAAGAAAGCATCATTGTAGAGCATGTGGGAATGTATTTTGTTCAAATTGTTctgataataaaataaaaataagtgAATATAGTTATTCTGAGAAGGTTAGAGTATGTGATCGTTGTTTTATGGAAAGATCTTCTCCTCAAACCTTATTATTACAAGAAGATTTAGGTGCAAGAAAACAAATAAATCAGGATTTAAAAAAAGCATTAAGTGAAAAAATGGCAATAGTAGAAAGatttaaaacatttttaattgAATTTGATAATGAAATTTTGAATAATACAGATAGCACCGATGGTAGTACAGAtgttatttctttattaaaaagagGAGAAAAAGGTTTAAAAACcttaaatgaaaaaattaaaaattatgattCAATTATtgaagaacaaaaaaatcaattagaaaatttgaaaatggaaaaagaacaaaaaatggaattaaataaaatcCTAAATTTAAGAAATCATGAAATTCAacagaaaaatattaatattaaaaatcttatgaaagaaaaaaatgatttagCACTGGTGAAAGAAGAATCAGAAGGTATTATTGAATCCTATAAAAAACAAGTTGAGaaattaattataagaTGTAATCAACTagaattagaaaaaaaaacatataataaaaatgatcTAAATAATTTCTCTATGACAAATACAAGTTCTTCTTCATACAACCAAGGttcttcttttaatttGCCGTCTAATGGTATGTCAGTATCATATACCATAGCTGACGGCCCAAACGAATATATGGAGGATGAAAATTGTTGTAATAGATGTCAGAGAAGAATGtgtaatattatgtaa